One stretch of Pomacea canaliculata isolate SZHN2017 linkage group LG11, ASM307304v1, whole genome shotgun sequence DNA includes these proteins:
- the LOC112574773 gene encoding hillarin-like, which produces MNQDKELWELEDWYPRLCPPETLKEDLLRDEDFTQVDKDARAKLDSPKDSFEKLVQHLTSHLSSDLHKLRAIFVWMGAQNIGCRQQGASCKYINSPEYYLQEATKNKRFIGKMFAKMCRAARIPCLLVNGKAKGGSYQPGDVDVKGQCTWAIVYVAKSWRFVFPLWAFLAASGYQKENLVLVEDSGKPIRTRLTGSAGTTMPKFDELYFLTDPEVMNYICHPHEQEKQLLPEPLTKEKFYDSPFFLSSYFSSGWQLISPLTSVIKSTSGWCLIDLFSPGGGCKLKYTMFYDEGRSGKKFPPKIQTDRYVVIMKRTQQTKSFLVRLPVTGTYKFVVTGDHGGKTARLVAFQIVCDHVPLETLPFPSYPENGFGFGEAAVAAGLSEPSHTEGFVPVKSGDKISIHFKVSIDSAILARLVHSTRTPEQLRANVIVEREDDNATVIATLPADDPEPEYSLEVDSVKIIKETDESITELPSYHVLNYLLTSDKALSAVITDKKKILQWYEDVWSSIINNDSGRLEEVASKVETACITNPMLEKRIRTKKTGYRRMVQELLDCKREMNFERLNRALSRCIAANLQKKDDIEEGKKVLMYLCQKEVEKAVKGNKLEELNACMNKIKHTCVGEAAQQKAWFKEAEKVLSKLEVGQQAMTQSLRTKDDVNVRKPPDHVMDVIVAAFILLGESEDELDTWEKVDAKLRKTNEEQLLNQVSNLNNSSLTRERVDLAKRKMEQAGGTFAEYRTIETLKKQCLEKITFYRTKGSLKRRNLLLAE; this is translated from the exons ATGAatcag GATAAGGAGCTATGGGAGCTCGAGGACTGGTACCCACGTCTATGTCCACCGGAGACCCTCAAGGAGGACCTACTCCGTGATGAAGACTTCACTCAAGTGGACAAGGACGCTCGGGCG AAACTTGATTCACCAAAAGACAGTTTCGAAAAACTTGTCCAGCACCTCACCAGTCATTTGAGCTCCGATCTACACAAGTTAAGAGCAATTTTTGTGTGGATGGGCGCTCAGAACATAGGATGTCGACAACAGGGAGCCAGCTGCAAATACATCAACAGTCCAGAATATTACCTACAGGaggcaacaaaaaacaaaaggttcATTGGTAAAATGTTCGCCAAGATGTGCAG AGCTGCAAGAATCCCATGCCTTCTTGTGAACGGCAAGGCCAAAGGTGGATCTTACCAGCCAGGTGATGTTGATGTAAAAGGACAATGTACCTGGGCAATTGTTTACGTGGCAAAAAGCTGGCGGTTCGTGTTTCCTCTCTGGGCATTTTTAGCAGCAAGTGGttaccaaaaagaaaacttggTTTTGGTTGAGGATTCTGGAAAGCCAATAAGAACAAG ACTCACAGGAAGTGCTGGTACCACGATGCCTAAATTTGATGAATTGTATTTCCTGACTGACCCTGAGGTGATGAATTACATCTGTCACCCACATGAACAAGAGAAGCAACTGTTACCTGAGCCATTGACCAAAGAGAAGTTCTATGACTCACCTTTTTTCTTGAGTTCTTATTTCTCGTCTGGATGGCAGCTAATCAGCCCTTTGACATCCGTGATTAAATCCACATCTGGATGGTGTTTGATCGACTTGTTTAGTCCAGGAGGTGGATGTAAACTGAAGTACACCATGTTTTACGACGAAGGTCGCTCGGGAAAAAAATTTCCACCAAAGATACAAACGGATCGCTACGTAGTTAT AATGAAACGGACTCAGCAGACGAAGTCATTTCTGGTCAGACTTCCGGTGACTGGAACATACAAATTTGTTGTGACAGGAGATCATGGAGGTAAGACCGCGAGACTAGTGGCATTTCAGATCGTCTGTGATCACGTGCCACTAGAGACACTGCCCTTCCCATCCTACCCAGAAAATGGGTTTGGCTTTGGTGAGGCAGCTGTTGCAGCTGGTTTGTCAGAGCCTTCCCACACGGAAGGGTTTGTGCCGGTGAAAAGTGGTGACAAGATCAGCATCCACTTCAAGGTTTCAATTGACAGTGCCATTTTGGCCAGACTGGTCCACTCCACCCGGACACCGGAACAACTTCGGGCCAACGTCATCGTGGAGCGAGAAGACGATAACGCAACGGTCATTGCGACACTCCCGGCAGACGACCCAGAGCCAGAATATTCCCTGGAAGTCGATAGTGtaaaaatcatcaaagaaaCAGATGAATCAATCACAGAATTGCCCAGTTATCATGTTCTAAATTACTTGCTGACCAGCGATAAAGCACTGAGTGCAGTCATCACGGACAAAAAG aaaatattacagTGGTATGAAGATGTATGGAGCTCTATCATCAACAATGATTCAGGGAGGTTAGAGGAAGTTGCCTCTAAGGTCGAGACAGCTTGTATTACGAACCCAATGTTAGAGAAAAGAATACGAACCAAGAAAACAGGGTACAGACGTATGGTACAGGAATTGCTTGATTGTAAAAGAGAAATGAATTTTGAGCGACTGAATAGAGCCCTCAGTCGCTGCATTGCTGCAAACCTTcaaaaaaaagatgacataGAGGAAGGCAAGAAAGTACTAATGTACTTGTGTCAGAAAG AAGTGGAAAAGGCtgtaaaaggaaacaaattggAAGAACTCAATGCGTGcatgaataaaataaagcacaccTGTGTCGGGGAGGCGGCACAGCAGAAGGCTTGGTTCAAAGAGGCCGAGAAAGTATTATCGAAACTAGAAGTTGGCCAGCAAGCGATGACGCAGTCCTTGAGGACTAAGGACGATGTGAACGTTCGCAAACCTCCAGACCACGTCATGGATGTCATCGTTGCAGCCTTTATTCTGCTCGGCGAAAGCGAGGATGAACTGGAC ACGTGGGAAAAGGTCGATGCAAAACTGAGGAAAACGAATGAAGAACAACTGTTGAACCAAGTAAGCAATTTGAACAACTCTTCGCTGACTCGAGAACGGGTGGATCTggcaaaaagaaagatggagcaAGCTGGTGGGACGTTTGCCGAATACAGAACAATAGAAACTCTGAAGAAAcag TGCTTGGAGAAGATCACCTTTTACCGAACTAAAGGGAGTCTCAAAAGGAGGAACTTACTCCTTGCAGAATAA